A genome region from Numida meleagris isolate 19003 breed g44 Domestic line chromosome 14, NumMel1.0, whole genome shotgun sequence includes the following:
- the TRPV4 gene encoding transient receptor potential cation channel subfamily V member 4, translating to MADTEDPRDAGDTLGDDSFPLSSLANLFEVEDTPSPAEPSRGAPGAGDGKQNLRMKFHGAFRKGPPKPMELLEATIYESSVVPAPKKAPMDSLFDYGTYRQHPSENKRWRRRVVEKPSAGTKGPAPNPPPVLKVFNRPILFDIVSRGSPDGLEGLLSFLLTHKKRLTDEEFREPSTGKTCLPKALLNLSAGRNDTIPILLDIAEKTGNMREFINSPFRDVYYRGQTALHIAIERRCKHYVELLVEKGADVHAQARGRFFQPKDEGGYFYFGELPLSLAACTNQPHIVHYLTENGHKQADLRRQDSRGNTVLHALVAIADNTRENTKFVTKMYDLLLVKCAKLFPDTNLEALLNNDGLSPLMMAAKTGKIGIFQHIIRREIADEDVRHLSRKFKDWAYGPVYSSLYDLSSLDTCGEEVSVLEILVYNSKIENRHEMLAVEPINELLRDKWRKFGAVSFYISVVSYLCAMIIFTLIAYYRPMEGPPPYPYTTTIDYLRLAGEIITLLTGILFFFSNIKDLFMKKCPGVNSFFIDGSFQLLYFIYSVLVIVTAGLYLGGVEAYLAVMVFALVLGWMNALYFTRGLKLTGTYSIMIQKILFKDLFRFLLVYLLFMIGYASALVSLLNPCPSSESCSEENSNCTLPTYPSCRDSQTFSTFLLDLFKLTIGMGDLEMLESAKYPGVFIILLVTYIILTFVLLLNMLIALMGETVGQVSKESKHIWKLQWATTILDIERSFPLFLRRAFRSGEMVTVGKGTDGTPDRRWCFRVDEVNWSHWNQNLGIISEDPGKSDTYQYYGFSHTVGRLRRDRWSTVVPRVVELNKSCPTEDVVVPLGTVGTAEARERRHGQTPTSPL from the exons ATGGCAGACACCGAGGACCCCCGCGATgctggggacacgttgggggATGACTCCTTCCCGCTCTCCTCCCTGGCCAACCTGTTTGAGGTGGAGGACACCCCGTCCCCCGCTGAGCCATCCCGGGGTGCCCCCGGTGCAGGGGATGGAAAGCAAAACCTCCGGATGAAATTTCACGGGGCATTCCGGAAAGGCCCCCCGAAgcccatggagctgctggaggccaCCATCTACGAGTCGTCAGTGGTCCCCGCACCCAAGAAGGCCCCCATGGACTCCCTCTTTGACTACGGCACCTACCGGCAGCACCCCAGCGAGAACAAGCGCTGGCGCCGGAGGGTCGTGGA GAAGCCATCAGCAGGCACCAAGGGGCCGGCTCCCAACCCACCGCCCGTCCTCAAGGTCTTCAACAGGCCCATCCTCTTTGATATTGTCTCCCGGGGGTCCCCGGATGGCCTGGAGGggctcctctccttcctgctcacCCACAAGAAGCGCCTGACGGATGAGGAGTTCCGAG AGCCCTCAACGGGGAAGACGTGCCTACCCAAGGCACTGCTCAACCTGAGCGCGGGCCGGAACGACACCATCCCCATCCTCCTCGACATCGCCGAGAAGACGGGCAACATGCGGGAGTTCATCAACTCACCCTTCCGTGACGTCTACTACCGAG GTCAGACGGCGCTGCACATCGCCATTGAGCGCCGCTGCAAGCACTacgtggagctgctggtggagaAGGGTGCCGACGTGCATGCCCAGGCCCGTGGTCGCTTCTTCCAGCCCAAGGATGAGGGCGGCTACTTCTATTTTG GAGAGCTGCCCCTCTCCCTGGCCGCCTGCACCAACCAGCCGCACATCGTGCACTACCTGACGGAGAACGGGCACAAGCAGGCGGACCTGCGGCGCCAGGACTCGCGCGGCAACACCGTGCTGCATGCGCTGGTCGCCATCGCCGACAACACCCGCGAGAACACCAAGTTTGTCACCAAGATGTACGACCTGCTCCTCGTCAAGTGCGCCAAGCTCTTCCCCGACACCAACCTCGAGGCGCTGCTCAACAACGACGGCCTCTCGCCACTCATGATGGCCGCCAAGACCGGCAAGATCGGG ATCTTCCAGCACATCATCCGCCGGGAGATCGCAGACGAGGACGTCCGGCACCTCTCGCGCAAGTTCAAGGATTGGGCGTACGGCCCCGTCTACTCCTCACTCTACGATCTCTCCTCGCTGGATACCTGTGGGGAGGAGGTGTCCGTGTTGGAGATCCTTGTCTACAACAGCAAGATCGAG AACCGCCACGAGATGTTGGCCGTGGAGCCCATCAATGAATTGCTGCGTGACAAGTGGCGCAAGTTCGGTGCCGTCTCCTTCTACATCAGCGTGGTCTCCTACCTCTGTGCCATGATCATCTTCACCCTCATCGCCTACTACCGCCCCATGGAAGGCCCC CCGCCATACCCCTACACTACAACCATCGACTACCTGCGGCTGGCCGGGGAGATCATCACCCTCCTCACCGGcatcctcttcttcttctccaaC aTCAAAGATCTCTTCATGAAGAAGTGCCCAGGTGTGAACTCGTTCTTCATCGATGGCTCATTCCAGCTGCTCTA CTTCATCTACTCGGTGCTGGTGATTGTCACAGCGGGGTTGTACCTGGGTGGTGTTGAGGCATACCTGGCTGTCATGGTCTTCGCATTGGTCCTGGGCTGGATGAATGCACTCTACTTCACGCGAGGGCTCAAGCTGACAGGGACCTACAGCATCATGATCCAGAAG ATCCTCTTCAAAGACCTGTTCCGCTTCCTCCTGGTCTATCTGCTCTTCATGATTGGCTATGCCTCAG CGCTGGTGTCCCTCCTGAACCCATGTCCCAGCAGTGAGTCCTGCAGCGAGGAGAACTCCAACTGCACGCTGCCCACCTACCCCTCATGCCGGGACAGTCAGACCTTCAGCACCTTCCTGCTTGACCTCTTCAAGCTCACCATTGGCATGGGTGACCTGGAGATGTTGGAGAGTGCCAAGTACCCCGGAGTCTTCATCATCCTGCTCGTCACCTACATCATCCTCACCTTCGTGCTGCTCCTCAACATGCTTATCGCCCTCATGGGTGAGACCGTGGGCCAGGTGTCCAAGGAGAGCAAGCACATCTGGAAGCTGCAG TGGGCCACCACCATCCTGGACATCGAGCgctccttccctctcttcctgcGGAGAGCGTTCCGCTCTGGGGAGATGGTGACCGTGGGGAAGGGCACTGATGGGACCCCTGACCGCCGCTGGTGCTTCAG GGTAGATGAGGTGAACTGGTCCCACTGGAACCAGAACCTGGGCATCATCAGCGAGGATCCGGGCAAGAGTGACACGTACCAGTACTACGGCTTCTCCCACACCGTGGGGCGGCTGCGGAGAG ATCGATGGTCGACGGTGGTGCCACGGGTGGTGGAGCTCAACAAGAGCTGCCCAACGGAGGACGTGGTTGTGCCATTGGGGACTGTGGGCACGGCAGAGGCACGGGAGCGGCGGCACGGGCAGACCCCCACCTCCCCGCTCTAG